The Endozoicomonas montiporae CL-33 genome contains a region encoding:
- a CDS encoding HNH endonuclease translates to MPINVDFLELRSIANEIGANEIDFVLNDEINPVDPIDVILDEQGIEADPSNLKLRGGPFEYEGRQVVLYIPNHSWDIEKSLSELKSRNKFHVTYCEYLEKRKKQNTIDRYIATNRLTGLFKIFGTSKQSRTLKEGEVELNVCMYCLKKLNYKGASSTSIRRQVRDSFDIAEFFSIYSSFFPFMPNGMAANPANSNYPKNWSKISTSYRQSKNYTCEHCHVDLNDHRNLLHTHHIDGIPGNNNYSNLLALCIDCHRKEHGHMYVRHTEMQTITKLRRDQGVIEQNWDSILRLADPALYGVLKKLQDQGYQPPTIGYSISSNDTIYTADVAWPNERFAIVVVKPESKISGWKLFTPEEYLSKDL, encoded by the coding sequence ATGCCTATAAATGTAGATTTTTTGGAGCTAAGAAGTATTGCAAATGAAATAGGTGCCAATGAGATTGATTTTGTATTAAATGATGAAATCAATCCTGTTGACCCGATAGACGTGATACTCGATGAGCAAGGCATTGAGGCTGACCCTTCAAATCTCAAACTAAGAGGTGGTCCTTTTGAGTATGAAGGCCGACAAGTAGTTCTCTACATACCCAATCACTCATGGGATATAGAAAAATCTTTATCAGAGTTAAAAAGTAGAAATAAATTCCATGTCACCTATTGCGAATACTTGGAAAAAAGAAAAAAACAAAACACTATTGATCGATATATTGCAACTAATCGGTTAACAGGGTTATTTAAAATATTTGGCACTAGTAAGCAGAGCAGAACGTTAAAAGAAGGTGAAGTTGAGTTAAATGTCTGTATGTACTGCTTAAAAAAGCTGAACTACAAAGGTGCTTCCAGCACTTCTATCAGAAGGCAAGTACGTGATTCCTTTGATATAGCTGAATTTTTTTCAATCTATAGCTCATTTTTCCCATTTATGCCCAATGGTATGGCAGCCAATCCAGCAAACAGCAATTATCCTAAGAATTGGAGTAAAATATCAACAAGCTACCGACAGTCTAAAAACTACACCTGTGAGCACTGTCATGTTGATTTAAATGATCACAGAAATCTTCTTCATACTCATCACATTGATGGCATTCCTGGCAACAATAATTATTCTAATCTGCTAGCTCTTTGTATTGACTGCCACCGTAAAGAACATGGGCATATGTATGTTCGTCACACAGAAATGCAGACAATAACAAAGCTTAGGCGTGATCAGGGAGTAATCGAGCAAAATTGGGACTCAATATTGAGACTCGCAGATCCAGCACTTTATGGCGTATTGAAAAAGCTTCAAGATCAGGGTTATCAACCACCAACTATCGGCTACTCTATATCCAGCAATGATACTATTTACACCGCCGATGTCGCTTGGCCAAATGAGAGGTTTGCAATCGTCGTCGTAAAACCTGAGAGTAAAATTTCAGGTTGGAAATTATTTACGCCAGAAGAATACTTGTCAAAAGATTTATAG
- a CDS encoding pyocin activator PrtN family protein: protein MNTELMLFARYEKPYVRLEDVCEELFNLCERKAKEAAASQSLPVPVLRMTGSRKSPLMIKLSDLAEYLDARHEEYTKVWEKVK, encoded by the coding sequence ATGAACACTGAATTAATGCTGTTTGCCCGCTATGAGAAGCCTTATGTAAGGCTGGAAGATGTTTGTGAGGAGTTGTTTAATTTGTGTGAGCGAAAAGCAAAAGAAGCTGCCGCTTCACAGTCATTGCCAGTGCCTGTTTTAAGAATGACAGGCAGTAGAAAATCACCGTTGATGATCAAGCTGTCTGATCTGGCAGAGTATCTGGACGCTCGGCATGAGGAGTACACCAAAGTTTGGGAAAAGGTGAAATAG
- a CDS encoding transposase gives MLIRPLPVVTAFLDALNDSLKSINSSAQLSRSQKVALGVFIMGIVVTKTINWAAFERRSLGRFKATRLCWMFYQAEIAWQSLLQASVRNILLRYGIQSGTLAIDDTGKKRTKRTSKIDGAHKIKDKSTGGYFNGQELVFMVLVTEVATFPVGFRFYIPDPELSAWRKKDKALRKQGIQKKERPNRPEPDHVRYPTMQSLTLVMLQEFVDSFPNITIKAILADALYGTGDFMDKAAEITGGAQVVSQLRSNQKVSNRNHSEATLKAYFSRQKGAETQLIIRGGKEEQVTMLAARLYVKAHGKRRFVIALKYEGEEDYRYLVASDMSWRHTDIARIYTLRWLVEVFIQDWKAHCGWNRLSKQQGADGSQRGVILSLLCEHMLLLHPEQFVLLKNKQAGMPAGCLIERLNAEALLATVKSVVESEDPDTELKALALALEHTLPKRESSRHMAGRDLGEQKATDSLKAHARKFKLLDAA, from the coding sequence TTGCTAATTCGCCCATTACCCGTTGTCACTGCCTTTCTGGATGCTTTGAATGATTCGCTCAAGTCCATCAATTCCTCTGCGCAGTTGAGTAGATCCCAGAAAGTGGCACTGGGCGTTTTTATCATGGGAATCGTGGTAACTAAAACTATTAACTGGGCTGCTTTTGAGCGCAGAAGCTTAGGCAGATTCAAAGCGACCCGTCTGTGCTGGATGTTTTATCAAGCAGAAATTGCATGGCAAAGCCTGCTACAGGCCAGCGTCAGAAATATTCTTCTACGCTATGGAATACAAAGTGGAACCCTTGCTATCGACGATACAGGAAAAAAGCGCACTAAAAGGACTTCAAAAATCGACGGTGCCCATAAGATAAAAGACAAATCAACAGGTGGTTATTTTAATGGGCAGGAACTGGTGTTTATGGTGCTCGTTACTGAAGTAGCTACCTTTCCAGTAGGGTTTCGCTTTTATATTCCTGACCCTGAGTTATCTGCATGGAGGAAGAAAGACAAGGCGCTCAGGAAGCAAGGCATTCAGAAAAAAGAACGACCGAACCGTCCTGAGCCAGATCATGTTCGTTACCCCACCATGCAGTCGTTGACGCTGGTTATGCTGCAAGAATTTGTTGATTCGTTTCCCAACATTACGATCAAAGCAATTCTCGCTGATGCACTGTATGGCACAGGAGACTTTATGGATAAGGCTGCGGAAATAACAGGCGGAGCCCAGGTTGTCAGCCAACTGCGCTCGAATCAGAAAGTATCCAACCGAAACCACTCGGAAGCGACTCTCAAAGCTTACTTTTCGCGCCAGAAAGGCGCTGAAACTCAACTCATAATACGCGGTGGCAAAGAAGAGCAGGTCACGATGCTGGCTGCTCGGCTGTATGTTAAGGCTCATGGGAAAAGACGTTTTGTTATTGCCCTGAAGTATGAGGGTGAAGAGGATTATCGCTATCTGGTGGCTTCAGATATGTCATGGCGGCATACCGACATAGCCAGGATTTACACCTTGAGGTGGTTGGTCGAGGTTTTCATTCAAGACTGGAAAGCTCATTGTGGCTGGAACAGGTTGAGCAAACAGCAAGGTGCTGACGGATCGCAGCGCGGCGTGATCCTGAGCCTGCTGTGCGAACACATGCTGTTACTGCACCCTGAGCAATTCGTCCTACTGAAAAACAAACAGGCCGGAATGCCCGCAGGCTGTCTGATCGAACGCCTCAATGCAGAAGCCTTGCTTGCTACGGTGAAATCAGTGGTTGAATCGGAAGATCCAGATACCGAGCTTAAGGCTCTGGCCTTAGCCTTAGAGCATACTTTGCCCAAGCGGGAGTCGAGCAGGCATATGGCTGGTAGAGACCTGGGAGAACAAAAGGCAACTGACTCACTCAAAGCACACGCCCGGAAGTTTAAACTTTTAGATGCAGCTTAG
- a CDS encoding OmpA family protein produces the protein MNSFHGVLEEIRIEGHTSSIWVGASEEDAYFFNMKLSQDRTNAVLTYVHFTEDDSDMRKWIRKNVAAAGYSSSRLILTKDGLEDRERSRRVDFKVVTNAETQIRKILTE, from the coding sequence TTGAACTCATTTCATGGTGTTCTTGAAGAAATAAGAATAGAAGGACACACCAGCTCTATCTGGGTTGGAGCAAGCGAAGAAGATGCTTATTTTTTCAACATGAAACTTTCACAGGACAGAACCAATGCAGTTTTAACTTATGTTCATTTTACAGAAGATGATTCTGACATGCGTAAGTGGATCAGAAAAAATGTGGCTGCCGCAGGCTACTCTTCATCAAGGCTAATACTGACTAAAGATGGTTTAGAGGATCGGGAACGATCTCGGCGTGTTGATTTTAAAGTTGTTACTAATGCTGAAACACAAATTAGAAAAATTCTAACGGAATAA
- a CDS encoding tyrosine-type recombinase/integrase translates to MKRKRRKGTVYTYQVTVRQQHFSARESLTFPDKASGRAWAKQVEKDMLEQAEKAEQGQSKYESAKSRTGDIKLKDYLARYREKQKSLPEDQRISKRDIYAIEFWERSRLGEKHSNEILDSDLIDLLDERIQTVAPATNHLYVSVLRRAIDWQKRLRLYFRKFITDEVMKELWKMKLIGKSKEDDTRPTEDQVYLLYERFLSGYQFAQAKIPHHHLMLFSIYSTFREGEICRIRHSDLDIENGFIIIRDRKDPKKKYGNHHKVPLSKECLEIISIQPKIDGEDRIFPYVPNTLSTVFSTKTRLLGCPELRFHSFRHDGISRLFEQKMSIPEVAIRSGHKTWDNLRRYTHLIHKNPPDLWSRCKEIESEFWSEHEPKGRMTKAIYRGEEES, encoded by the coding sequence TTGAAAAGAAAACGACGCAAAGGAACTGTTTATACCTATCAAGTGACTGTACGACAGCAGCACTTTTCTGCCAGAGAAAGCCTGACTTTTCCTGATAAAGCATCCGGCAGGGCATGGGCAAAGCAAGTTGAAAAAGACATGCTTGAACAAGCCGAAAAAGCTGAGCAAGGTCAGTCCAAATATGAGTCTGCAAAATCCAGAACTGGCGATATAAAGCTTAAAGACTATTTGGCTCGTTATCGTGAGAAGCAGAAGTCCTTACCTGAAGACCAAAGAATCAGCAAAAGGGATATATACGCTATAGAGTTCTGGGAGAGAAGCAGGTTGGGAGAAAAACATTCTAACGAGATTCTTGATTCTGATCTTATCGATTTACTTGATGAACGGATTCAAACGGTAGCCCCTGCCACCAATCATTTGTACGTTTCGGTTTTAAGACGAGCTATCGACTGGCAAAAGCGACTGCGGTTATATTTTCGAAAATTTATCACGGATGAAGTGATGAAAGAGCTTTGGAAAATGAAGCTGATTGGCAAGTCTAAAGAAGATGATACACGACCAACCGAAGATCAGGTTTATCTTTTATATGAGCGATTTTTGAGTGGCTATCAATTTGCTCAAGCCAAGATACCGCATCATCACCTAATGCTGTTCAGTATATACAGCACTTTCCGGGAAGGTGAGATTTGTCGCATCAGGCATAGTGATCTGGATATAGAAAATGGATTCATTATTATTCGGGACAGAAAAGACCCCAAGAAAAAGTATGGCAATCATCATAAGGTGCCGTTGTCGAAGGAGTGCTTGGAGATCATATCGATTCAACCCAAAATTGATGGGGAGGATAGAATATTTCCCTACGTTCCAAACACACTTTCAACTGTGTTCTCTACTAAAACCCGGCTGTTAGGTTGTCCAGAGCTGCGCTTTCACTCTTTTCGTCATGATGGAATATCCCGGTTGTTCGAGCAGAAAATGAGCATTCCCGAAGTAGCCATACGAAGTGGGCATAAGACATGGGATAACCTACGACGCTACACTCATTTGATCCATAAAAACCCACCGGATTTATGGAGCCGCTGTAAAGAAATAGAGAGCGAGTTTTGGTCAGAGCATGAGCCAAAAGGTCGGATGACAAAGGCTATTTACAGAGGTGAAGAAGAGTCTTGA
- a CDS encoding LamG-like jellyroll fold domain-containing protein, whose protein sequence is MSDFTDLVNSLHPLAWYRLNETEGSSLSDSARFYDATATDIQVQEALSLFPGTYGAHFNGNTSLATTDIHSALQITGDITIAGLIKPTGSMTGSKYLIHCSTSGESMTENFLWGFGIRDGKFRWFHENSFGTNVSVSGVTFDFQLDTEYFYAAVRDSASQTIHFYINGILQESISYSYNADGGEVCPAMIGGIAPGGSNFEGHAAEIMLFDYRLTTEQVMALYNAGINQIVTQQYQVSGTIYENDSPSEKDVLACTWETGELLARSRSNSAGDYHLIWDNYDKEVLVVALDDWGAEWQPDTLYQTGDIIRPTYFTGYVYECTVSGTSNSAEPQWWIEAEEQQAVGTAQFKVKPFNRPLAHAPVTPELVVES, encoded by the coding sequence ATGAGCGACTTTACTGATCTGGTGAATAGCTTGCACCCTCTGGCATGGTATCGGCTCAACGAAACCGAAGGTAGTTCTTTAAGCGACAGTGCCCGGTTTTATGATGCCACGGCAACAGACATTCAGGTGCAAGAAGCTTTATCCCTGTTTCCCGGTACATACGGTGCCCACTTCAACGGAAACACCTCTCTGGCAACAACAGACATTCACTCTGCACTTCAAATAACAGGAGATATAACCATTGCAGGGCTGATTAAGCCGACAGGTTCAATGACTGGATCAAAGTATTTGATTCATTGCAGTACCAGTGGCGAGTCCATGACTGAGAACTTTTTATGGGGCTTTGGTATTCGGGATGGGAAGTTTCGATGGTTCCATGAAAACAGCTTCGGAACCAACGTGAGCGTTTCAGGCGTGACCTTTGACTTCCAACTAGATACCGAATACTTCTATGCAGCAGTAAGAGATTCAGCCAGCCAAACCATTCACTTCTATATCAATGGCATCCTGCAGGAGTCCATCAGTTACTCTTATAATGCAGACGGTGGAGAAGTGTGCCCTGCGATGATCGGAGGTATAGCTCCGGGAGGCAGTAATTTTGAAGGTCATGCTGCCGAGATAATGCTGTTTGATTACCGGCTGACGACAGAGCAAGTTATGGCACTTTATAACGCCGGGATCAATCAGATTGTTACTCAGCAGTACCAAGTGTCCGGAACGATTTATGAGAACGACTCTCCTTCAGAAAAAGACGTTCTAGCTTGCACTTGGGAAACCGGAGAACTCCTTGCCAGAAGCCGAAGTAATAGTGCAGGTGATTATCATTTGATATGGGATAACTACGACAAGGAGGTTTTAGTGGTAGCTCTGGATGACTGGGGAGCCGAGTGGCAGCCCGATACCCTTTATCAAACTGGTGACATTATCAGACCGACGTATTTTACCGGATACGTTTATGAATGTACGGTATCAGGCACTAGCAACAGCGCTGAACCGCAATGGTGGATAGAAGCTGAAGAACAGCAGGCAGTAGGCACCGCACAATTTAAAGTAAAACCCTTCAATCGACCTCTTGCTCATGCGCCCGTCACTCCAGAGCTGGTGGTGGAAAGTTAA
- a CDS encoding GIY-YIG nuclease family protein: MKSPMHFIKSALEYRHITELDAVPMQLRGIYALYQKKGKSYNLVYIGMSGKDANGKIRKRLFSHKRKRVGDWTHFSYFEVWDNITDTEIQELEGLFRQLYRFDSRSNILNIQQTYKPLTQVRRETEKQLELERVTKKSLGV, from the coding sequence TTGAAAAGCCCCATGCACTTCATCAAATCAGCTCTGGAATACCGCCACATCACCGAGCTTGATGCAGTTCCCATGCAGTTGCGAGGCATCTACGCCCTATACCAAAAAAAGGGCAAGTCCTACAACCTCGTCTACATCGGCATGTCCGGCAAAGATGCCAACGGTAAAATCCGTAAACGCCTGTTTTCACACAAGCGGAAACGAGTCGGTGACTGGACGCACTTCTCTTATTTCGAAGTGTGGGACAACATCACTGATACTGAAATTCAGGAGCTGGAAGGGCTGTTTCGGCAACTCTATCGATTTGACTCTCGCAGCAATATCCTGAATATTCAACAGACTTATAAACCTCTGACTCAAGTTCGAAGAGAGACGGAAAAACAGCTTGAGCTGGAGCGAGTGACGAAGAAATCGTTGGGAGTCTGA
- a CDS encoding DUF4250 family protein, which translates to MNNLSLTEQSLKQMEPAISLSLINMKLRNQFSSWQKLTSYYDLSEGFTEQLLLSNNWHYDQKHNQLKLTE; encoded by the coding sequence ATGAATAACCTGTCATTAACTGAACAGAGCCTTAAGCAAATGGAGCCAGCCATTAGCCTTAGTCTGATTAATATGAAACTGCGTAATCAGTTTTCATCCTGGCAGAAATTGACAAGTTACTATGATTTATCAGAAGGGTTTACTGAGCAGCTGTTACTATCGAACAACTGGCACTACGATCAGAAGCATAATCAGCTAAAGCTCACAGAATAA
- a CDS encoding DUF2061 domain-containing protein produces MKTFTFAVTHFTVAFAVAYPLTGSFVVGGAIALVEPMVNTVAYAIHERIWERIKFRKEVVNPQNMVAI; encoded by the coding sequence ATGAAAACATTCACCTTTGCCGTCACACATTTTACTGTTGCTTTCGCCGTTGCTTACCCCTTAACCGGTAGCTTTGTTGTAGGTGGTGCTATCGCGCTGGTTGAACCAATGGTGAACACTGTCGCTTATGCAATTCATGAACGCATCTGGGAGCGGATCAAGTTCAGGAAAGAGGTAGTCAACCCTCAAAATATGGTGGCCATATGA
- a CDS encoding autotransporter outer membrane beta-barrel domain-containing protein, producing MKQVQVFKKTLLSLAVVSALGGYGTYLQADDQPKFNPETFLNGKQADSDEQMKILREISDGLKTDLDKNTANFGIKAIFAEMQKKSVDAVSKLSGLETQLKSAEAAFNEPNGSDNKPKPQNIKDSEKAEVDRLTGEVETAKKEVQTAREGVLNYVKANRDAFGLKDLFAKQDAKNDTGEGGKKPQAGRKELYAEPAEKVDFAAARNPAKATVASVEASSVGIGALAPKAKGEDDAKYQEKVDKALKQLSEIKSDDFKKMFLVKDPAAKDPKAKADTAPQVIRLKGFDLRNPELFDAFMARVQAEVPELFNKTGDPQDVVFTESTVELDKFKTSAAKPMPGVHFATPEKAVATDPYGTYVIADSSDVYQESVGKEKPVDTFIVTEKSSFHSKESVNAAKVQIKDAENVAGFTADADGKVTETYLPLVGKPYENTEVRAETKDGKSGDVIARKRTRAEIQSKKGMVTVSGYQDVEITSSNLKSDGLGVPVTEGGAGTQNMTIRDSEIGMKDGTEIVAENLVIEGKSTIQSVVAAAATSSSDKKDEKAGKQDAKTKETAGLTTIRGANQQKEFEVTTINKDGEKSVTQERIAGVDTFKIGKDAKVMANVEKFEEGTVDGTLISDHIGSKDDRINKLTLGEGAKVLRYSLAGNTIHGSDKLDLTVGKGVTVIHDVDGFHTIVLDGGLLEGNLAGLDAHETASENEKAFEGSSVDLKSGVYQGGNVTNVKSFTISGPVHLAPGSTKLSKMKDDGTGFETTETRSIIITGNVDVRGGAEPVIYKSKDLADDVSPVTVKGNVTFEQGAKLGVALDLADVNEARLSTPYLKIEDGSGAVAPAEVGNGTLTLKGNNRVVLKNDLNQSSEQDVYARLKAIHDKAKEGDVVYDLAVVSYEHREGEFEKPDSDNPLFDVTVKEPKANDGSTTYTISMKYNTDLRSALRSKGLSTNDSEVANAAYQSAMNAPSTQIGTEMLKAISTEGYQRVASENQWDPHVGMGMAAVTVTQKANQSISRHLNRHRTGIATGDMFESQGFWGEYFHSSGEMDDKKDIRGFENKVNGINLGLDAMLNEELTVGFAFTYGDVKTETNKSGRDASGDTFMGTLYTGWTMNNYFFDTMWTYGRGDIDMKRKTSQGTYKSDTKSDTLGARLVGGYNYQYNQWLIQPQVEFNYVKVKFDDFKEKQSQGAFAQSVKLDDFEVMELGAGLKLMADFDVSNGVLKPEFTLMGYHDFKDKKPKVEGTFLNGGGTYRLTGKGREENRVLAGVGVKYEMNNNLTLGLNYDYNWQDDYTAHGIVASVRYDF from the coding sequence ATGAAACAAGTTCAGGTGTTTAAAAAAACACTGCTTTCTTTGGCCGTGGTATCGGCACTCGGTGGTTATGGGACATATCTACAAGCTGATGATCAGCCTAAGTTCAATCCGGAAACTTTTTTGAACGGTAAGCAAGCTGATTCTGATGAGCAAATGAAAATTTTGCGAGAAATTTCGGATGGACTCAAAACAGACCTTGATAAAAATACCGCTAACTTTGGGATTAAGGCGATTTTCGCCGAAATGCAAAAGAAATCAGTGGATGCAGTCAGCAAGCTTTCTGGATTAGAAACTCAGCTTAAGAGTGCCGAGGCTGCTTTCAACGAGCCTAATGGTTCAGACAATAAGCCGAAACCACAAAACATTAAAGACAGTGAAAAGGCAGAAGTTGATAGGCTAACGGGTGAAGTTGAAACTGCAAAGAAAGAAGTGCAAACAGCCCGGGAAGGCGTTCTTAACTACGTCAAAGCAAATAGAGATGCTTTTGGCCTTAAAGATCTTTTCGCCAAGCAGGATGCAAAGAATGATACTGGTGAAGGTGGAAAAAAACCGCAGGCAGGTCGCAAAGAGCTATATGCTGAGCCGGCTGAGAAAGTTGACTTTGCTGCTGCCCGTAATCCAGCCAAGGCGACAGTCGCTTCTGTAGAAGCGTCGTCGGTCGGTATTGGTGCTTTAGCTCCTAAGGCTAAAGGTGAAGACGATGCAAAATACCAAGAAAAAGTTGATAAAGCACTCAAGCAGCTGAGTGAAATCAAATCAGATGATTTTAAAAAGATGTTTCTGGTAAAAGATCCTGCTGCAAAGGATCCTAAAGCCAAAGCGGACACTGCTCCACAGGTTATCAGGCTTAAGGGTTTCGATTTACGCAATCCAGAGCTTTTTGACGCTTTCATGGCGCGCGTTCAGGCAGAAGTGCCTGAGTTGTTTAATAAAACAGGCGATCCTCAAGACGTCGTTTTCACTGAAAGTACGGTAGAGCTGGATAAGTTCAAAACCAGTGCTGCGAAGCCAATGCCTGGTGTGCACTTTGCAACACCTGAAAAGGCCGTAGCTACCGATCCGTATGGTACCTATGTCATCGCAGACAGCTCTGACGTTTATCAGGAATCAGTTGGTAAAGAAAAGCCGGTTGATACCTTTATTGTGACAGAGAAGTCCTCTTTCCATTCGAAAGAAAGTGTGAATGCTGCCAAGGTTCAGATCAAAGACGCTGAAAATGTGGCTGGCTTCACCGCTGACGCCGACGGTAAGGTGACGGAAACCTACCTGCCATTGGTTGGCAAACCTTATGAAAATACAGAAGTTCGTGCAGAGACCAAAGATGGCAAATCTGGCGATGTCATAGCACGCAAGCGTACCCGTGCTGAAATTCAGTCGAAAAAAGGTATGGTGACCGTTAGTGGTTATCAGGATGTAGAGATTACTTCTTCAAACCTGAAATCTGATGGTCTGGGTGTTCCTGTAACCGAGGGAGGTGCAGGTACCCAGAATATGACCATCAGGGATTCTGAAATCGGTATGAAAGACGGTACGGAAATCGTTGCAGAGAATCTGGTGATTGAAGGCAAGTCCACGATTCAGTCAGTCGTTGCAGCTGCCGCTACATCATCTTCGGATAAGAAAGATGAAAAGGCTGGCAAGCAAGATGCCAAGACTAAAGAAACCGCTGGCCTGACAACAATTCGTGGTGCGAATCAGCAGAAAGAGTTCGAAGTTACCACTATCAATAAAGACGGAGAGAAATCTGTCACTCAAGAGCGGATTGCTGGCGTAGATACCTTCAAGATTGGTAAAGACGCTAAAGTCATGGCTAATGTTGAAAAGTTTGAAGAAGGAACCGTTGACGGTACTTTGATCTCTGATCACATTGGTAGTAAAGATGACAGAATCAACAAGTTGACACTGGGTGAAGGTGCCAAGGTTCTCAGGTATTCACTGGCTGGCAATACTATTCACGGTAGCGATAAACTGGATCTCACCGTGGGTAAGGGCGTAACTGTTATTCATGATGTTGATGGTTTCCATACCATTGTTCTGGATGGCGGTTTGCTGGAAGGTAATCTTGCTGGTCTGGATGCTCATGAAACTGCGTCTGAAAACGAGAAGGCTTTTGAAGGGTCTTCTGTTGACTTGAAATCCGGTGTCTATCAGGGCGGTAATGTGACAAATGTTAAGTCATTTACCATTTCTGGTCCTGTTCATCTTGCTCCTGGCAGTACTAAGCTCTCCAAGATGAAAGATGACGGTACTGGTTTTGAGACGACTGAAACTCGGTCAATTATTATTACTGGCAACGTGGATGTCAGAGGTGGTGCGGAACCTGTCATCTACAAGTCAAAAGATCTAGCGGATGATGTCTCCCCAGTGACTGTCAAAGGTAATGTAACCTTCGAGCAGGGTGCAAAGCTTGGGGTTGCCTTAGACCTTGCAGATGTTAATGAGGCTCGACTCAGTACGCCTTATCTGAAAATTGAGGACGGTAGTGGTGCTGTAGCCCCTGCAGAAGTTGGAAATGGAACCTTGACTTTAAAAGGGAACAACAGGGTCGTACTCAAAAATGATTTGAATCAGAGCAGTGAGCAGGACGTTTACGCACGTCTGAAAGCCATCCATGACAAGGCTAAGGAAGGTGATGTCGTTTATGATCTTGCGGTGGTTAGCTACGAGCATAGGGAAGGAGAGTTTGAGAAGCCCGATAGTGACAACCCACTGTTTGATGTGACAGTGAAAGAGCCTAAGGCTAATGATGGTAGTACCACATACACCATTAGTATGAAGTACAACACTGACCTCAGATCTGCATTGCGATCCAAGGGGTTAAGTACTAATGATTCTGAAGTTGCCAATGCTGCATATCAGTCAGCCATGAATGCACCCAGTACTCAGATTGGTACTGAAATGTTGAAAGCTATCAGTACTGAAGGCTATCAGAGAGTGGCTTCTGAGAACCAGTGGGATCCACATGTAGGCATGGGTATGGCTGCTGTCACAGTGACTCAGAAAGCCAATCAGTCTATCAGCCGTCACCTCAACAGACATCGTACCGGTATTGCCACTGGTGATATGTTTGAGTCGCAAGGCTTCTGGGGTGAGTACTTCCACAGCAGCGGTGAGATGGACGACAAGAAAGATATCCGTGGCTTTGAAAACAAAGTTAACGGTATCAACCTTGGTCTTGATGCCATGCTGAATGAGGAGCTGACCGTTGGTTTTGCCTTCACTTATGGTGATGTTAAAACCGAAACCAACAAATCAGGTCGTGACGCCAGTGGTGATACCTTCATGGGTACTCTCTACACTGGCTGGACCATGAATAACTACTTCTTCGATACCATGTGGACCTATGGTCGCGGCGATATCGACATGAAGCGGAAGACCAGTCAGGGTACTTATAAATCCGATACCAAGAGTGACACCCTGGGTGCCCGCTTGGTGGGTGGTTACAACTACCAGTACAACCAGTGGCTCATCCAGCCTCAGGTAGAGTTTAATTACGTCAAGGTTAAATTCGACGACTTCAAAGAAAAGCAGAGTCAGGGTGCGTTTGCACAGTCTGTGAAACTGGATGACTTTGAAGTGATGGAACTGGGTGCTGGTCTGAAACTGATGGCTGACTTCGATGTTTCCAACGGTGTACTGAAGCCTGAGTTTACCCTGATGGGGTACCACGACTTTAAGGACAAGAAGCCAAAAGTTGAAGGTACTTTCCTGAACGGTGGTGGAACTTATCGCTTAACCGGCAAAGGTCGTGAAGAAAATCGAGTACTGGCCGGTGTTGGCGTGAAGTACGAGATGAACAACAACCTGACTCTGGGTCTGAATTATGACTACAACTGGCAGGATGACTACACTGCCCACGGTATTGTAGCCAGTGTTCGTTATGACTTCTGA